DNA sequence from the Candidatus Planktophila sulfonica genome:
ATCTGCACTGCCGTAGCTCAATGGATTGCCGGAATCGGAATCGGTATCGATGTCTGCACCGGGGGAGAATTGGCAGCGGCTCTTGCTGGTGGAATCGACCCACAGAAAATCGAAGTTCACGGAAACAATAAATCAGTCGCTGAAATTGATCGCGCAGTATCTGTTGGCGTAAAGACAATCGTGATGGATTCACTCTTTGAAATTGAGCGCGTTGCCGCAGCTGCAAAGAAGCACGGTGTTCGCCAGGCAGTAATGCTCCGCTTAACACCAGGCATTGAAGCTCATACACACGAGAAGATTTCGACAGCTCATGAAGATGTGAAGTTTGGTTTCTCTATTGCATCCGGGGCTGCATGGACCGCAGTCGAGGCTGTTGCAACACATCCTGAACTCGAACTCCGTGGAGTGCACTGCCACATCGGTTCACAGATCTTTGGTTCAGAGGCACATGAAATTGCAACAGATCGCTTAATGGGCTTTATGGCTAAGTACCGTGATGCATACGGTGCAGAACTTCCCGAACTCGATCTTGGTGGTGGATTTGGAATCTCTTATGTGAACGGAGATGTCACAGTCGAACCAGCTGATGTCTTGCCGCAGATTCATGCCGCAGTAAAGAAAGCATGTGCGACCTACAACCTTGCAATGCCACTTGTTTCACTTGAACCAGGTCGCAACATTGTTGGACCAACCATGTTTACTTTGTATGAAGTAGGAACTGTTAAAGATGTTGTCATCGAAGGTGGCAAGGTGCGCAAATATGTATCTGTCGATGGCGGCATGAGCGATAACGCACGTACTGCGCTTTACGATGCCGAATACACCGCAGTGATTGCACAACGTGCATCAACTGCGCCTGTCGCACTCACTCGTTTAGTCGGAAAGCATTGCGAAACTGGCGACATCATCATCAATGAAATTCAACTTCCATCCGATATTGCACCCGGAGATCTGGTTGCGACTCCTGCTACAGGTGCATATGGCCGCAGCATGGCGAGCAATTACAACCATGTGCCTCGACCACCTGTTGTTGCAGTAAAAGATGGAAAAGCCCGCGTAATCGTGCGCCGAGAAAATGAGGCAGACCTGCTCTCACTTGATGTGAAAGAATAGGTATATGAGCCCCGCAGATAAACCAGTTCGCGTTGGCATGCTCGGCTGCGGCGTTGTCGGAAGCCAAGTAGCCCGCCTGCTCCTTGAAGATACTGCCGAGCTCTCAACTCGCGCCGGAGTAAAGATTGAACTTACTCGTATCGCAGTGCGCTCCATTAAGGATTACCCAGGTCTAGACCCTGCTCTCTTCACAACAGATCCATTCTCCATTGTGAATGACCCTGAAATCGATTTGATTGTTGAGGTTATGGGCGGCATCGAACCTGCTCGTGAATTAGCGATGACTGCAATTAACAATCGCAAATCAATTGTTACGGCTAATAAGGCGCTCCTTGCTAGCCACGGTGCAGATCTCTTTACAGCGGCATATGCCAAGGGTGAAGATATTTATTACGAGGCATCAGTAGCTGGTGCGATTCCAATCATTCGCCCACTTCGCGATTCATTGGCTGGTGACTTCGTCACTCGCTTAATGGGAATCGTTAACGGAACAACAAATTACATTCTCACAAAGATGCATGAAGATAACCGCGAATTCGCTGATGTTCTCAAAGAGGCACAGGCGCTCGGTTACGCAGAAGCTGACCCAACTGCAGATATCGAAGGTTTCGATGCAGCAGCTAAGGCGGCAATTCTTTCTGGTCTTGCATTCCACACCCGCGTAACTGTCGATGACGTTTACCGCGAAGGAATCTCA
Encoded proteins:
- the lysA gene encoding diaminopimelate decarboxylase yields the protein MSQNVSTNMWSKNASLDGGTLSLAGIPAAQLAKEFGTPAFFLDEDAYRSRALAWQNGLQSEFGAHAGTIYYAAKSFICTAVAQWIAGIGIGIDVCTGGELAAALAGGIDPQKIEVHGNNKSVAEIDRAVSVGVKTIVMDSLFEIERVAAAAKKHGVRQAVMLRLTPGIEAHTHEKISTAHEDVKFGFSIASGAAWTAVEAVATHPELELRGVHCHIGSQIFGSEAHEIATDRLMGFMAKYRDAYGAELPELDLGGGFGISYVNGDVTVEPADVLPQIHAAVKKACATYNLAMPLVSLEPGRNIVGPTMFTLYEVGTVKDVVIEGGKVRKYVSVDGGMSDNARTALYDAEYTAVIAQRASTAPVALTRLVGKHCETGDIIINEIQLPSDIAPGDLVATPATGAYGRSMASNYNHVPRPPVVAVKDGKARVIVRRENEADLLSLDVKE
- a CDS encoding homoserine dehydrogenase, which encodes MSPADKPVRVGMLGCGVVGSQVARLLLEDTAELSTRAGVKIELTRIAVRSIKDYPGLDPALFTTDPFSIVNDPEIDLIVEVMGGIEPARELAMTAINNRKSIVTANKALLASHGADLFTAAYAKGEDIYYEASVAGAIPIIRPLRDSLAGDFVTRLMGIVNGTTNYILTKMHEDNREFADVLKEAQALGYAEADPTADIEGFDAAAKAAILSGLAFHTRVTVDDVYREGISKITLEDVAIAKSMDHVIKLLAIAELTPADEISVRVHPVMIDKSHPLASVRDAFNAVFIEAESAGPLMFYGRGAGGQPTASAILGDIVAVSRHIALNSIGQRETDYADRDIAPIETTKTKFLIRLEVEDKSGVLAAIAKVFADQGVSIQTVDQNGRNDDAELIIVTHRATEGELKATVEALKKMSMVTKISSVIRVEGAIS